The following are encoded in a window of Mycobacteroides chelonae CCUG 47445 genomic DNA:
- a CDS encoding HEAT repeat domain-containing protein — translation MDNIPPQYVHGERGFDKRIMHDLAEVGVRAYTLDALANGPATIPEAIPVFIDWLSHLEERIPGPELDHGHRSIIRSGLIRNLIDPAARGNQQAIDLLISQVQHQPPLPLRQIDWALGGLKLICGPKEFSKIVALIPDLPAGTPIIPVIQYLGKVKTHDSHQLLIRYLNGPARGFAIKALVQAKAPGVRHLIEPLVHDPDSLVRKAARRAMERLPND, via the coding sequence ATGGACAATATTCCCCCCCAGTATGTTCACGGAGAGCGTGGGTTTGATAAACGCATCATGCACGACCTTGCAGAGGTTGGCGTGCGCGCTTACACGCTAGATGCGCTCGCGAACGGTCCCGCAACGATTCCCGAGGCCATTCCTGTCTTCATAGACTGGCTATCTCATTTGGAAGAACGTATACCCGGGCCGGAACTAGACCATGGACACCGCTCGATTATCCGATCTGGGTTAATTCGCAACCTAATCGACCCTGCAGCACGCGGAAATCAGCAAGCAATTGACCTTCTTATCAGCCAGGTCCAACATCAGCCGCCCCTACCATTGCGGCAGATCGATTGGGCTCTCGGAGGTCTCAAATTAATCTGCGGACCAAAAGAATTCTCAAAGATCGTTGCGCTCATTCCCGACCTGCCAGCGGGTACACCAATCATTCCGGTCATTCAATATCTAGGAAAAGTGAAAACGCACGACTCCCATCAATTGCTCATCAGATACCTGAACGGGCCGGCACGCGGATTCGCAATCAAAGCACTCGTTCAGGCGAAGGCGCCAGGCGTTCGCCATCTCATCGAGCCCCTCGTGCACGACCCGGATTCTTTGGTTCGAAAGGCAGCCCGACGCGCCATGGAACGACTACCCAATGACTGA
- a CDS encoding YbaB/EbfC family nucleoid-associated protein has protein sequence MTDGPDHLKEIAERVRAQVAELESQISRVDAIEAEAESMDRMVRVRVNASGMVLGIQLHQATARMDRGRLGALIAETAQAAAYRASDAAHQFFEGLIATRVELQQAAEAINPQTREMFTRQPSAPQSRAPGLDMPTKPPPVQPAQQHPQHRPSLDDEDAHYERFNQNPFGRS, from the coding sequence ATGACTGACGGGCCCGATCACCTCAAAGAAATCGCAGAGCGTGTGCGCGCCCAAGTTGCGGAGCTGGAATCGCAGATAAGCAGAGTCGACGCGATAGAGGCCGAGGCCGAATCCATGGACCGCATGGTCCGCGTCCGAGTGAACGCAAGCGGGATGGTCCTTGGCATCCAGCTTCACCAAGCGACAGCACGCATGGATCGTGGACGACTCGGGGCGCTGATCGCCGAGACCGCCCAGGCGGCCGCGTACAGGGCGTCTGATGCCGCCCATCAGTTCTTCGAGGGCCTTATCGCGACACGTGTTGAGCTTCAGCAGGCAGCGGAGGCAATTAACCCCCAAACCCGCGAAATGTTCACCCGGCAGCCATCAGCGCCGCAATCTCGTGCACCAGGCCTTGACATGCCGACGAAGCCACCCCCTGTCCAGCCGGCACAACAACACCCACAGCATCGTCCCTCACTTGATGACGAGGACGCCCATTACGAACGCTTCAATCAGAACCCTTTTGGGAGAAGTTGA
- a CDS encoding TfoX/Sxy family protein translates to MAYDEDLVERIREVIATTKGVTEKRMFGGLAFLVDGHMTVAAKREGGLLARCDPTETEALVTRTHVSRMVMGGREMAGWLSIEAEGVRTRRQLEPWVKRALVYAGSLPPK, encoded by the coding sequence ATGGCCTACGACGAGGACCTGGTGGAGCGCATCCGTGAAGTGATCGCCACGACCAAGGGTGTCACCGAGAAACGGATGTTCGGCGGCCTGGCGTTTCTGGTGGACGGACATATGACCGTAGCCGCGAAACGCGAAGGTGGCCTCTTGGCGCGCTGCGATCCCACGGAGACCGAGGCTCTGGTGACCAGGACTCACGTCAGCCGGATGGTGATGGGCGGGCGCGAGATGGCCGGCTGGCTGAGCATCGAGGCAGAGGGTGTGCGCACCCGGCGGCAGCTGGAGCCGTGGGTCAAGCGCGCCCTGGTCTACGCCGGCTCGCTGCCGCCCAAATAA
- a CDS encoding sulfatase-like hydrolase/transferase — protein MAELNRRTVLTTGAVAAGAAAVGFGGYELLRKPGRTDSPAASGNKPNILVIIVDQMRAPQWFPDIQKLTNLLPSLSRLQRESVTFASHYTASNMCTPSRGAMTTGLYSHQTGCLFTGEGPSESSLAPQFPTWGTMLRQQGYRTWWWGKWHLGDWSDTNPEGLDAHGFSGGTFPSPNGAPNQGLQKDPGIVDQFAGWFDAEAGKGPWCTTVSLVNPHDICWWPRKPLPEDVPHWFNNVPANFQTPDELRQHRKPQLQIDYANFMSPIMTGAVPYSGPDMARQWARCLDMYLWLQQQVDAQIGRVLDKLASRPDVDRNTVVVFTSDHGEYGGSHGLRGKGATAYEESIRVPLYIRDPHGVLTPKPGDTRTQLTSSVDLAPLLLTIGSGGNGWRTDPRFSYLAARADIASIAKNNVAGRKWIAHVTDDMSVEEMTTLMKSPHTQKLMGEIAAPSEIPTSAPSHIVAVRTAEAKLANYSYWKPGGMQVDSTRPSDREFYDYSTLSGEQEIENQAGRGGKEAGLQGIIDNEVLPEVQAPLPTFLGQAQEQGLADMQKLMVLRGG, from the coding sequence ATGGCCGAGCTCAACCGCAGAACAGTGCTTACCACCGGGGCAGTCGCGGCGGGTGCCGCCGCCGTGGGCTTCGGGGGGTATGAACTGCTCCGCAAGCCGGGGCGTACTGATTCGCCGGCGGCAAGCGGGAACAAGCCGAACATCTTGGTGATCATCGTGGACCAGATGAGGGCCCCGCAGTGGTTCCCCGATATCCAGAAACTCACCAACCTCTTGCCGAGTCTTAGCCGATTGCAAAGGGAAAGCGTTACTTTCGCCTCGCACTACACCGCGTCGAACATGTGCACCCCATCGCGAGGAGCCATGACGACGGGGCTGTATTCGCACCAGACCGGCTGCCTGTTCACCGGCGAAGGGCCCAGTGAATCGAGCCTGGCTCCGCAGTTCCCCACCTGGGGCACCATGCTGCGACAGCAGGGGTACCGCACCTGGTGGTGGGGGAAGTGGCACCTCGGAGACTGGAGCGATACCAATCCCGAAGGTCTTGACGCACACGGTTTCTCGGGTGGAACATTCCCCTCGCCCAATGGGGCTCCCAACCAGGGTTTGCAGAAGGACCCAGGGATCGTCGACCAGTTCGCCGGGTGGTTCGACGCGGAAGCGGGCAAGGGGCCCTGGTGCACCACGGTGTCGCTGGTCAATCCGCACGACATCTGCTGGTGGCCGAGAAAACCTCTTCCAGAAGATGTTCCGCACTGGTTCAATAATGTCCCCGCCAATTTTCAGACGCCCGATGAGCTGCGTCAGCATCGCAAGCCGCAGCTGCAGATCGATTACGCCAATTTCATGTCGCCGATCATGACCGGCGCCGTGCCTTATTCAGGCCCAGACATGGCCCGCCAATGGGCCCGCTGCCTGGACATGTACCTGTGGCTGCAACAGCAGGTGGACGCTCAGATCGGGCGGGTTCTCGACAAGCTGGCATCGCGTCCGGACGTCGACCGCAACACGGTGGTCGTCTTCACCTCCGATCACGGCGAGTACGGGGGCTCACACGGGTTGCGCGGCAAGGGGGCTACCGCCTACGAGGAGTCAATTAGGGTTCCCCTGTACATCCGCGATCCACACGGGGTGCTCACCCCAAAGCCGGGGGACACGCGCACGCAGCTGACCTCCAGCGTCGACCTGGCTCCACTGCTGCTGACCATCGGCTCCGGTGGCAACGGGTGGCGTACCGATCCGCGTTTCTCGTACCTGGCTGCCCGCGCTGATATCGCCAGTATCGCCAAAAACAATGTGGCAGGACGCAAGTGGATTGCACACGTCACCGATGACATGTCGGTAGAAGAGATGACCACGCTGATGAAATCTCCACACACACAGAAGTTGATGGGCGAGATCGCGGCACCCAGTGAGATTCCCACCTCGGCGCCCAGCCACATCGTGGCGGTCCGCACCGCGGAAGCCAAGCTGGCCAACTACTCGTATTGGAAGCCAGGCGGCATGCAGGTCGATAGTACGCGGCCGTCGGATCGCGAATTCTATGATTATTCAACGCTTTCCGGGGAGCAAGAAATCGAGAACCAAGCAGGCCGCGGCGGTAAAGAGGCCGGGCTGCAAGGCATCATCGACAACGAGGTGCTGCCCGAGGTGCAGGCCCCGTTGCCGACCTTCCTGGGGCAGGCACAGGAGCAGGGCCTGGCGGATATGCAGAAGCTGATGGTGCTGCGCGGCGGATAG
- a CDS encoding NADase-type glycan-binding domain-containing protein gives MTGPYNYGPAPDYDAEFAAAHNPALPQDQLLRLWHTRPDLREALAQLPACPPALAAQVQFSDPWRDPNARSHRGIIMAFAMLAGLLVIVGLGYVGYMAVRGDGTTQQPTHGMLPPNDPKVTSSAAAPVSTAPPAAPSSALKPVDVSTNCVQAEDGTDSNGVKYVYDPAKAFDNDPLTAWRCQWKEQDGQSITAKFDHPTLITSVGLIPGYAKTDIDGSDRFAQNRKITRVRWEFSDGSSVKQQVPVSRALASIKVNVVTDSVTMVIEATEPGVSIVNKSGQRQDAFNGLVSVSEIEIMGTQPPAAPAPAPAPAPAPLAPPRSSNAVPGVPATTAPAGPPPSAPAAPAQP, from the coding sequence ATGACCGGTCCATACAACTACGGACCGGCGCCGGACTACGACGCGGAGTTCGCCGCCGCGCACAACCCGGCGCTACCGCAGGATCAACTGCTGCGGCTGTGGCATACGCGCCCCGATCTGCGCGAGGCCTTGGCGCAGCTGCCCGCGTGCCCACCAGCCCTGGCCGCGCAGGTGCAGTTCTCCGATCCGTGGCGTGATCCCAATGCGCGATCGCATCGCGGGATCATCATGGCCTTCGCGATGCTCGCGGGTCTGCTTGTGATCGTCGGCCTCGGCTACGTCGGATACATGGCGGTGCGTGGGGATGGAACCACCCAGCAGCCGACGCACGGAATGCTGCCGCCGAATGACCCGAAGGTGACGAGCAGCGCTGCGGCGCCGGTCTCCACGGCGCCACCTGCTGCGCCCTCGAGTGCCCTTAAGCCGGTGGATGTGTCCACCAACTGCGTCCAGGCCGAGGACGGCACCGACAGCAACGGGGTGAAATACGTCTACGACCCCGCCAAGGCGTTCGATAACGACCCACTCACCGCGTGGCGGTGCCAGTGGAAGGAACAAGACGGGCAGTCGATCACGGCCAAGTTCGATCATCCGACGCTCATCACCTCGGTGGGTTTGATCCCCGGATACGCCAAGACCGATATCGACGGGTCCGACCGCTTCGCCCAGAACCGCAAGATCACCCGGGTGCGTTGGGAATTCAGCGATGGCAGCTCGGTCAAGCAGCAGGTTCCGGTGAGTCGTGCGCTGGCGAGTATCAAGGTGAATGTGGTGACTGATTCGGTGACCATGGTCATCGAGGCCACCGAACCCGGGGTGTCGATCGTGAACAAGAGCGGCCAGCGGCAGGACGCCTTCAACGGTCTGGTGTCGGTGAGCGAGATCGAGATCATGGGTACCCAGCCCCCGGCGGCCCCCGCCCCGGCACCTGCTCCGGCACCGGCGCCCCTTGCGCCACCGCGTAGCTCGAATGCCGTTCCCGGCGTCCCCGCGACTACGGCTCCGGCGGGCCCGCCGCCGTCGGCGCCGGCCGCTCCCGCGCAGCCGTAG
- a CDS encoding DUF2613 domain-containing protein, with product MTRFVVPAAASVLIGLLLGAAAVFGLTLSVEQDKKPVVTGIDPSTAILNRPDYGNRS from the coding sequence ATGACCAGATTTGTGGTGCCAGCCGCCGCGAGCGTGCTGATCGGGCTGCTGCTGGGCGCTGCGGCCGTGTTCGGTCTGACGCTGTCGGTTGAACAGGACAAGAAGCCCGTCGTGACCGGCATCGATCCGTCGACGGCAATCCTCAACCGTCCCGATTACGGCAACCGGAGCTGA
- a CDS encoding DUF3367 domain-containing protein: MTHRLDSSPLSRRWLAVASGLALLLTFAQSPGQISPDTKLDLAINPLRFAARALNLWSSDLPFGQAQNQAYGYLFPHGAFFSVGHLLGVPAWVTQRLWWALLIVAGFWGVIRVAEALGIGTRGSRLIAATAFALSPRVLTTLGAISSETLPMMLAPWVLLPVILVFQGRMPPRRAAALSAVAVALMGAVNAVATALACGVAFIWWLAHRPNRTWWRFTAWWIPCLALATTWWIAALLIFGKISPRFLDFIESSGVTTQWTSLTEVLRGTDSWTPFVAPTATAGSSLVTQSAMVIATAMIAAVGMAGLAMRGMPARGRLVAILLVGLVLLTAGYTGALGSPVGQQIQFFLDDGGTPLRNVHKLEPLIRLPLILGLAHALSRIPLPASVPVREWLAALARPERNRAVALAIALFVALAASTSLAWTGRLVPRGGFDAIPGYWQDTAHWLADHDDGGRALVVPGAPFAIQTWGLTRDEPLQALGQTPWGVRDSIPLTPPETIRAIDSVQQLFAAGRPSDGLADTLEQQGISYLVVRNDLDPDTSRSARPILVHHAIEGSPGLTKVAQFGDPVGAGTVEGFVADSDLRPKYPAVEIYAVGRQKAYGDPYFTDIDSMPRVAGGPEALQRLGERRRQLNQPPLGPSLLATDAARAGLRPGPAMVTDTPLARETDYGRVDDHSSAIRAPGDKRRTFNRVPDYPATGVPLVNGSWTGGTITASSSASDSTALPNVAPGTSTAAVIDRDNATSWVSSSLEAALGQWIRVDLDRPITNAILTVTPSATALGAQVRRLEVETDNGTTSVRFDEPGKPLDIALRPGETNWIKVTATGTEDGTSGVQFGITELSLTQYDAAGYAHSVDLRHSAIIPAPPAGAAVLGWDLGSPLEGRPGCMPSPERLRCAGTLSLSPEEPGTFIRTLTVPQPVSLTPSLWVRARSGPQLRDLITQPGTTTASGSADLIDLRGSSYAATDGDPGTAWTAPQNSVLREHLPSLVIKLPEPVAVGGIRLRPSSTEVPAHPKQVAIDLGDGPQVRSIDPKADTSTLSLHPRVTDTITVTVMNWTDIIDRTALGTDQNKPPGIAELVALDTSGRPIAPADANTNDNRVIKIGCADGPVLALAGRFIPMSITTTVRKLLDGSAIQATPCDTTPIETGAGPQDVTVNPRQQFIVDGVQLTAPGPAPTTATATAAVKGRWDAARREVSTDPSPRDRVLVVPESINPGWAARDGQGHTLDPIRVNGWQQGWVLPAGVRGPITLTFGLDTWYRAGLFGGLALLPVLALLALIPVRRKTALPQVIPWGSGPAAGVAVLAALTAISGITGAVVGLAALAFKVGTRCPLRVLTAAGAYISGGSLLLAGAALSRHPWRSVGGYTGHSWWIQLLALISVATVAFAAVRLPSRKPARRFWKRRNASRDGDSTSA; encoded by the coding sequence GTGACGCACCGCCTTGATTCTTCCCCGCTGAGCCGGCGGTGGCTCGCGGTCGCATCGGGACTCGCTTTACTGCTGACCTTCGCTCAATCACCCGGACAGATATCTCCGGATACCAAGCTGGATCTGGCGATCAATCCGCTGCGGTTCGCCGCGCGGGCCCTGAACCTGTGGAGCAGCGATCTGCCGTTCGGGCAGGCACAGAACCAGGCGTACGGCTACCTCTTCCCCCACGGCGCCTTCTTCTCGGTGGGTCACCTGCTCGGGGTGCCGGCCTGGGTGACGCAGCGGCTCTGGTGGGCACTGCTCATCGTGGCCGGGTTCTGGGGTGTCATCCGGGTCGCCGAGGCGCTGGGTATCGGTACCCGCGGCTCCCGGCTCATCGCGGCGACCGCCTTTGCGCTGTCTCCCCGGGTACTGACGACCCTGGGCGCCATCTCGTCGGAGACGCTGCCCATGATGCTGGCCCCGTGGGTGCTGTTACCGGTCATTCTGGTGTTCCAGGGGCGGATGCCTCCACGCCGGGCCGCGGCATTGTCGGCCGTCGCGGTCGCACTGATGGGTGCGGTCAACGCCGTCGCCACCGCTCTGGCCTGCGGGGTGGCCTTCATCTGGTGGCTTGCCCACAGGCCGAACCGCACGTGGTGGCGATTCACGGCATGGTGGATTCCCTGCCTGGCGCTGGCCACCACGTGGTGGATCGCCGCCCTGCTCATCTTCGGCAAGATCAGCCCGCGGTTCCTGGACTTCATCGAATCCTCCGGTGTCACCACGCAGTGGACCTCGCTCACCGAGGTGCTGCGCGGAACCGACAGCTGGACCCCGTTCGTGGCCCCGACCGCGACGGCGGGGTCCTCACTGGTCACCCAGTCGGCCATGGTCATAGCCACCGCGATGATCGCCGCCGTCGGCATGGCGGGGTTGGCCATGCGCGGCATGCCGGCTCGCGGACGGCTGGTCGCGATACTTCTGGTGGGCCTGGTGCTGCTGACGGCCGGATACACCGGAGCACTCGGATCACCTGTGGGCCAGCAGATTCAATTCTTCTTGGACGATGGCGGCACACCGCTGCGCAATGTGCACAAGCTCGAGCCACTGATTCGTCTACCACTGATTCTTGGCCTGGCGCATGCGTTATCGCGGATACCGCTGCCGGCGAGCGTGCCCGTACGCGAGTGGCTCGCCGCGCTGGCACGCCCGGAGCGCAATCGGGCAGTTGCCTTGGCGATCGCGCTGTTCGTGGCACTCGCCGCGAGCACTTCGCTGGCCTGGACGGGCCGGCTGGTGCCCCGCGGCGGTTTCGATGCCATCCCCGGGTACTGGCAGGACACAGCGCATTGGCTGGCCGATCATGATGACGGCGGGCGGGCACTCGTGGTGCCGGGAGCCCCGTTCGCAATCCAGACCTGGGGCCTCACCCGCGACGAACCCCTGCAGGCTCTGGGCCAAACCCCTTGGGGTGTACGCGATTCTATCCCGTTGACACCACCGGAAACCATTCGTGCCATCGACTCCGTGCAGCAGCTGTTCGCCGCCGGCCGTCCCTCGGACGGGCTGGCCGACACGTTGGAGCAGCAGGGCATCTCGTACCTGGTGGTGCGCAACGACCTCGATCCCGATACGTCCCGTTCCGCCCGCCCGATCCTGGTGCACCACGCCATTGAAGGGTCCCCCGGACTGACCAAGGTCGCCCAGTTCGGCGACCCCGTCGGGGCCGGGACCGTGGAGGGCTTTGTCGCTGATAGCGACCTACGCCCAAAATATCCGGCGGTCGAGATCTATGCGGTGGGCCGGCAAAAGGCCTACGGAGATCCGTATTTCACGGACATCGACAGCATGCCCCGGGTAGCGGGCGGGCCCGAGGCCCTGCAGCGTCTGGGCGAGCGGCGCCGCCAGCTGAACCAGCCACCGCTGGGCCCATCCCTGTTGGCCACCGACGCCGCGCGGGCGGGTCTGCGCCCCGGGCCCGCGATGGTCACCGACACTCCGCTGGCTCGCGAGACCGACTACGGGCGCGTGGACGACCATTCCTCGGCCATCCGCGCACCCGGGGACAAACGCCGCACCTTCAACCGGGTGCCCGACTACCCCGCCACCGGGGTTCCCCTCGTCAACGGAAGCTGGACCGGCGGAACCATCACCGCGTCCAGTTCCGCCTCGGATTCCACGGCGCTGCCCAATGTGGCACCCGGCACCAGCACGGCGGCCGTCATCGACCGTGACAACGCGACAAGCTGGGTCAGCAGCTCACTGGAAGCTGCTCTTGGACAATGGATCCGAGTAGATCTGGATCGGCCTATCACCAACGCGATTCTCACCGTGACACCGAGCGCCACCGCATTGGGAGCGCAGGTGCGGCGGCTGGAGGTCGAGACCGACAACGGCACCACGTCGGTGCGGTTCGACGAGCCGGGTAAACCCCTGGACATCGCGCTGCGGCCGGGGGAAACCAACTGGATCAAGGTGACAGCCACCGGTACCGAAGACGGCACCTCGGGTGTGCAGTTCGGGATCACCGAGCTGTCCCTCACTCAATACGATGCCGCCGGATACGCCCATTCCGTCGATTTACGCCACAGCGCAATCATTCCCGCGCCGCCCGCGGGAGCCGCGGTGCTTGGCTGGGACCTGGGATCACCGCTGGAGGGGCGACCCGGCTGCATGCCGTCACCGGAAAGACTGCGCTGCGCAGGGACGCTCTCGCTCTCTCCCGAGGAGCCGGGCACCTTCATCCGTACACTGACTGTGCCCCAGCCTGTTTCGCTTACGCCTTCGCTCTGGGTACGGGCCCGCTCCGGGCCGCAGCTGCGCGATTTGATCACGCAGCCCGGAACTACCACGGCCTCCGGCAGTGCCGACCTGATCGACCTGCGGGGCTCGTCCTATGCGGCGACCGACGGTGATCCGGGCACCGCCTGGACGGCACCACAGAACTCGGTACTTCGCGAGCATCTCCCCTCTCTTGTGATCAAACTTCCCGAGCCTGTCGCCGTCGGCGGTATTCGATTGCGCCCCAGTAGCACCGAGGTCCCCGCACACCCCAAGCAGGTAGCGATCGATCTCGGGGATGGTCCGCAGGTGCGTTCCATCGATCCCAAGGCCGACACCTCCACGCTGTCTCTGCATCCGCGCGTGACCGACACCATCACCGTCACGGTGATGAACTGGACCGACATCATCGACCGGACCGCGCTCGGAACCGATCAGAACAAACCGCCCGGTATTGCCGAACTTGTCGCACTGGACACCAGCGGTCGGCCGATCGCTCCCGCCGACGCAAACACCAACGACAATCGCGTGATCAAAATCGGTTGCGCGGATGGGCCGGTGCTGGCGCTTGCCGGGCGTTTCATCCCCATGTCCATCACCACCACGGTGCGGAAGCTATTGGACGGCAGTGCCATCCAGGCCACTCCGTGCGATACGACACCTATCGAAACGGGCGCGGGGCCTCAGGACGTCACCGTCAACCCTCGCCAGCAGTTCATCGTCGACGGTGTCCAGCTCACCGCACCGGGCCCGGCACCGACCACCGCCACCGCAACAGCGGCAGTCAAGGGCAGATGGGATGCGGCACGGCGTGAGGTCTCCACGGATCCGTCACCGCGGGACCGGGTGCTCGTAGTCCCCGAAAGCATCAACCCCGGGTGGGCGGCCCGCGACGGACAAGGACACACGCTCGACCCAATACGGGTGAACGGATGGCAGCAGGGCTGGGTGCTTCCGGCCGGCGTCCGCGGCCCGATCACGCTGACCTTCGGCCTCGACACCTGGTACCGCGCGGGACTCTTCGGTGGGCTGGCGCTGCTTCCCGTTCTGGCGCTGCTGGCCCTGATCCCGGTACGGCGAAAAACCGCACTGCCTCAGGTGATCCCCTGGGGCTCCGGCCCGGCCGCGGGTGTCGCGGTGCTGGCCGCCCTCACGGCCATCAGCGGCATCACCGGAGCCGTGGTGGGACTGGCCGCCCTGGCGTTCAAGGTAGGAACACGCTGCCCGCTACGCGTACTCACGGCAGCGGGCGCATATATATCGGGCGGCTCGCTTCTGCTGGCCGGGGCGGCTCTCTCACGACATCCGTGGCGATCGGTGGGCGGCTACACCGGCCACTCATGGTGGATTCAGCTGTTGGCGCTGATCTCCGTGGCCACAGTGGCCTTCGCCGCGGTGCGGCTCCCTTCCCGAAAGCCAGCGCGCCGTTTCTGGAAGCGCCGTAATGCCTCGCGTGACGGGGATTCCACCAGCGCGTAA
- a CDS encoding DUF3068 domain-containing protein, translating to MNRGVMMRIAACGLLGLGSALIIAALLLSTYTSNRLAKIPLDWDATLVSEGKGRALDPASLSGQKFIADPDKPLALQEQISTVSPADATKVGLQAGITLRRTDKQGDAGLILATVDTVTVDRHSAEAISSDDNPGGSVQKPRAIEDETPPTTIALKHEGLSYRFPFDTEKKTYQYFDVVAQRAFDANYTGEEDVNGLTAYHFTQNVGYDANGKLVEPVSYPSLYDKDEDSKVTARAVQWGVEAEREDEEITMTRYYAAQREFWVDPVSGIIVKSKEHALHYYSRDALKPEVPMVDYTVQSNDETVEKQVKAARDTRDSLSIWSNILPITFAALGVVALVGGGLLGSFSLRAESALIDPGLDTVDHGFFGRRSPEKPSASEADTDKFPSPRNHL from the coding sequence GTGAACCGCGGGGTCATGATGCGTATCGCAGCGTGCGGACTGCTGGGGCTCGGCTCGGCTCTTATCATCGCCGCGCTGTTGCTCAGCACGTACACCAGCAACCGGCTTGCGAAGATTCCGCTCGACTGGGACGCCACTTTGGTGAGTGAGGGCAAGGGCCGCGCCCTGGACCCGGCGTCGCTGTCCGGACAGAAGTTCATCGCCGACCCGGATAAGCCGCTGGCACTGCAGGAGCAGATCAGCACGGTCAGCCCCGCCGATGCCACCAAGGTCGGCCTGCAGGCGGGCATCACCCTGCGACGGACCGACAAGCAGGGCGACGCCGGATTGATTCTGGCCACCGTCGACACCGTCACCGTCGATCGTCACTCCGCCGAGGCCATCTCCAGCGATGACAACCCCGGCGGCAGCGTGCAGAAGCCGCGCGCCATCGAGGACGAGACGCCCCCGACGACGATCGCGCTCAAGCACGAAGGGTTGAGCTACCGGTTCCCCTTCGATACCGAGAAGAAGACCTACCAGTACTTCGACGTGGTCGCCCAGCGCGCCTTCGACGCCAACTACACCGGCGAAGAAGATGTCAACGGACTCACCGCCTACCACTTCACCCAGAACGTCGGCTACGACGCCAACGGCAAGCTGGTGGAGCCTGTCTCTTACCCCTCGCTGTACGACAAGGACGAGGACTCCAAGGTGACCGCGCGCGCCGTGCAGTGGGGTGTGGAGGCCGAGCGCGAGGACGAAGAGATCACCATGACCCGTTACTACGCGGCACAGCGCGAGTTCTGGGTCGACCCGGTCAGCGGCATCATCGTCAAGAGCAAAGAGCATGCGCTGCACTACTACTCGCGTGACGCGCTCAAGCCCGAGGTTCCGATGGTCGACTACACCGTGCAGTCGAACGACGAAACCGTCGAGAAGCAGGTGAAGGCCGCCCGCGATACCCGCGACAGCCTTTCCATCTGGTCGAACATCCTGCCCATCACCTTTGCGGCCCTAGGCGTCGTGGCGCTCGTCGGCGGCGGCCTGCTGGGCTCGTTCAGCCTGCGGGCCGAGTCCGCGCTGATCGATCCCGGTCTGGATACGGTGGATCACGGCTTCTTCGGCCGCCGGAGCCCGGAGAAACCCTCCGCCAGCGAGGCCGACACCGACAAGTTCCCGTCGCCTCGAAACCACCTCTAG